A genomic window from Phoenix dactylifera cultivar Barhee BC4 chromosome 7, palm_55x_up_171113_PBpolish2nd_filt_p, whole genome shotgun sequence includes:
- the LOC103707819 gene encoding transcription factor bHLH137-like, whose protein sequence is MASLLPFSNLHISQSQACHFNTHYMTSHLFLLSLLGYFSLYERMAAFSYQHHHPLLLDSPFLPNSAIKLPPTPHQVGEMTNVSAGFLYCNTPEAIREASATEARAFQSSGSLDGAIILHSGETQMDCSSSVLVETHGGDSGERATTLQGSTEKKRKSRHGASLSSFRSKDTKESKSRKHKSKEGEKPKADEVKERKPCDDPPTGYIHVRARRGQATDSHSLAERVRREKISQRMKLLQSLVPGCDKISGKALIFDEIINYVLSLQNQVEFLSMKLAFLSPTMHDLGVDLNGHMDQQQRIGSMARDSVPTPFVPQRNHIQPVAFGGDITKDYPMMDPSPFLLHQQGPQAFSQDNSSVLMQVGDQRQGFLNPMMFNNMCSFQ, encoded by the exons ATGGCCTCTCTACTGCCCTTCTCCAACCTTCATATAAGCCAAAGCCAGGCCTGCCATTTCAATACACATTACATGACTTCTCACCTTTTCCTTCTTAGCCTCTTAGGTTATTTTTCGCTCTACGAAAGGATGGCAGCCTTCTCATATCAACATCACCATCCTCTCCTCCTAGACTCTCCTTTCCTTCCAAACAGTGCCATCAAATTGCCTCCCACGCCACACCAAGTTGGAGAGATGACCAATGTGTCCGCTGGCTTCCTCTATTGTAACACACCTGAAGCCATCAGAGAGGCCTCAGCGACTGAAGCCAGGGCCTTCCAAAGCAGCGGCTCTCTTGACGGTGCTATAATACTCCACTCAGGGGAGACCCAGATGGACTGCTCTTCTTCAGTGTTGGTTGAAACCCATGGTGGTGATTCTGGTGAAAGGGCCACAACACTACAAGGCTCgacggagaagaagagaaagagcagACATGGCGCAAGCTTGAGCTCGTTTCGGTCAAAG GATACGAAGGAAAGCAAGAGCAGGAAGCACAAGtccaaagaaggtgagaaaCCCAAAGCCGATGAGGTGAAAGAGAGGAAACCATGTGATGATCCTCCAACAGGCTACATTCATGTTAGAGCAAGGAGAGGTCAGGCAACAGACAGTCACAGCCTTGCTGAAAGG GTGAGAAGAGAGAAGATAAGTCAGAGGATGAAGCTGCTGCAAAGCCTGGTCCCTGGTTGCGACAAG ATCTCAGGAAAGGCCCTCATATTCGATGAGATCATCAACTATGTACTATCCTTACAGAATCAAGTTGAG TTCCTCTCCATGAAGCTTGCTTTTTTGAGCCCCACAATGCATGACCTTGGTGTGGATCTTAATGGACATATGGATCAGCAACAG AGAATAGGGAGCATGGCACGGGACTCGGTGCCAACGCCATTTGTACCACAAAGAAATCACATTCAACCGGTAGCTTTCGGAGGGGACATCACCAAAGACTACCCCATGATGGACCCATCGCCTTTTCTACTGCATCAGCAAGGGCCCCAGGCCTTCTCCCAG GACAATAGTAGCGTTCTGATGCAAGTGGGTGACCAAAGACAAGGGTTTCTCAATCCAATGATGTTCAATAACATGTGCTCTTtccagtag